Part of the Vanessa atalanta chromosome 1, ilVanAtal1.2, whole genome shotgun sequence genome is shown below.
tatttttcatgttggTTAAACAATTGGTTGGAcagctataaaattaaaaaaggtatttttaagaaattaaaagctCGAAATgtcatatttcttataaaactttGGTGTttgattatatatgtaacatGAACGAaggagttattttatttttaaaattattgtagatataaaataaatattgttgtttacaacacataggtattttttaaattaattaataagaggATAGAATATCCCATCTCATAGATCATTATATCGGTCATTCTATATTTGGATTCTTTCGGTTAATAcgctaatttataaaagttttataatttttaattttataacaaaatatacttgcTACCTTTACTTTTATCTTTTGATGCGTATTTACGAAGTACGGACTGAatctaaaactaatttaatattataattgaaccGCCAATGCCGTAAATGTAAGTAACCAGAACATTAGCCCAGTATACATGCATCCAATGCAATGGCCCATCACGgctcaaagtaaaatataaatcgacGCACAAAAAATGCATTAGGAGTTTATTATAGTCTGTCAAGTAACAAATTAACGTATTCGTAGTCTGTGGAATCATATTAGTTTATAGTCTGTGGTATATAGGTAtctgatatattaaattattattattattgatcatGATCCGGGAATCAGGATAAAACACAATCTTTTATCATTCGAATCTGTtgattatcattaataataaaatataaaaattatactattacgACTAAAATTAGTCGTTTAGTAAGATTTTGTTACAAGCTTCATAAAAGGCAAAATGTCTAAAAGAGTAGCATCAGTCGCTTTTGAAGAAAATGTAAGAAAACCTTCTAAGGAAGGCAAAAAACATTCATTAGATTCTGACGAAGAAGATAGCGCAGCAGAAGAAGAAAAGCAAAATGTTCTTAATGCGGATGACATAGAAGGTGAAGAAGATGGAGTTGCAGGAATGGAAGGTGAAGTGAGTAAACATTTTAAAGCCATCTTTTATCAAATACTCAATAAGTAGATACATTATATACTAAGtcatgaaatatttgtttataactttatattaatttatagacaAATATAAAGTGAAGTTCCTATATCagtaaaatgtacatataaaaacaatatataatatatacatacactgtattattcataaaaatacataacataacattggTATTTTCTTGtttgaaatgtttttcattAAAGAAGTTCataattgaattcaaatttGTGATTGAATAAAGTCAGATAAGTGGGTTTATTACTTCTATAAAAATTGGGTATgaaattttttgtttgagtactTAGTGTGCGGACTtagtgtttaattgttttttttttttagtaattttgtaaaaacatcatataatgataaatatacatataccctATTTCAATCAAAGAAAAAGTAAAGattttagattaatatattgCATGTGATTTGCCAACACGGTACTATTCATATTAACttcttatatccactttaatctTACTTTCAAATTTCCAATAATAATTCACTGAATTGTTTCAATGATATAGTATCAATTCAACGCAAAGTTGTTGATGTATTCTTTACTTATTCTTTGGTTGAAATGTGCTACAGAAGTGGTATATTTGTGTATAggcaattttgtttattttgagaaaattaTGTATTCTCATTGAATCAAGGTTAagttgcttaaataaaaaaagtttgctGAGTAAACTTACTTAACTTTGATAataaaactaagattttacaTAATCacatatactttttacataatattgaaatggtgaaaatgttaaaaatttgaaaCCTGTTTACAATTctgaaaaatctttattttattgatgcAACCAAAGTGCAAAAGTGAGTAtggaaatatgttaaaaaagtatatcaaataaagaaaaatttctAAAGGGCATgatgttttttatgtttgtttttattgttacacaAAGAATACTAtctcataataaaaacaatgttaatatGGATTATATTTTTAGGTCACTATAACTCCTTTTAATATGAAAGAAGAACTTGAGGAAGGTCATTTTGATGCACAAGGACACTACCACTGGAAAAAAGAAAAGGAAATTCGAGATGGTTGGTTAGATAATATTGATTGGGTTAAAATTAAAGGAAGACCTgaggataaatataaaatatttaaagacgaTAAAGTAAACAGTAATTTTGAAGATTCTGATTCAGACGAGGAGGAAACAAATGAGAAGTATAAtatcattgaaaattataaggagatatttcaatttatgaaacCACGAGAAAGTATCGCAAAGTGCTTACAAAGACTGGGTGAGAAaagaaaggattttttattattgttatacatttaatttgaagtAATTACAGTACTCATTTTTATATCTTGTTTTAGGTGCTAATTCTAAAATCTCTAGTGCTGAACGTTGGAAAAGGAAGAAAGCAGGAATAGTAGATGAGAGTAGTAAAACTGTTACCAGAATTACGGAACTTGCAAATCAAATTTTGACTAAAGAAGGTAACATGGATATTTACCAAGaaacatatgaaaatataaatgatataattgaaaaaGATAAGGCCAAGAATAAAGATCCCCAATTAGATATGTATGCAgatgattttgatgaaaaagaaaaacttaatattggTGGTACATCTCAAGATACTAGTAAAAGCAGTACAGATGAAACAAcatcaaaaaaattacagtGGGAATTTAAATGGACACAAGAAAATAGTGCTGAAATTTCTGGACCGCATTCAACTGAACAAATGAATAAATGGTCTGCAGAAGGCTATTTCAAAAATGGTGTATGGGTTAGGAAACACGGAGAAGATTCTCAATTTTATAACTCCAATAGAATTGATTTTgaactatatatgtaattaattataatgtccaGAACTCCAGATTTGCAAATAGTTGCAtagattttattacttaaagaaCTAAATTGTTCTgttgtttgttattgtttactaacaataaatataataaacattatgtgatgttttattttatttccattatatAGAAACGAATTCTAAATTGCGTCCTCAATCCTAGCCCAATGCATGTGACATAAAAAACTACACAATACTACTGTACTGTTAGTACTACTGAGACTGAGGCCAGTAGACTTAGTAATGTTTTTGTGGAGAGACCATGGATGAAAATAAGTTTGATGCAGAAGGTTCTGATCTATTGGTCTAAGTAAAATTTAgaggaaataaattttaagtaaagtttttatttcaaacttggACAAGTTAATCCCTtagtaaatacatatgtatttacacATATGTTTACGGTTCCTCTGTCTTTACAAATACGAGAAAATTGTAAATCTATAAAACTGCTGTAGTGTTATTTAtgttgacaatgtttttaataaatagaattttagTTTCCATAATTACGTTCGTAATGTGACATGCCATTTTGGAACTTCTCAGTTCCAGTTGAGACAAGCGCTGTCTAATGTCTATCTGGTAATGGTAGCGtccgaaaattttaaaacgtttttacttGTTCGGTAGCGTGGTTTTTTGCTCATTTGCCACAGCTTTGCTACAGCATTATTATAGAGATTTTTAGTTgtacatttacattatttacaatattataatttgataaaaataagaagTAGAAAGAGGGCTCACACTTCGAAATAACTCCTGCAATTGAttgaacatacataaaaatatctacatagACATAGTCTTCTTAAATCGTATGACCCTCTTGGctatatattatacctattaaCTGGTAACAGCGTACTATTACGGTTTGCACCACGTGCCACCCGCGTTATTGCGTTTGCTCATATtgttataatactaaaaagtaGTAACCTACCCCTTTTTTCACCCCCTCGAgggatgaatttaaaaaagtaacctgAGTTTTTGCCCAGGATTCAaactactttcgcatttataatagagTAGTAAgtgataaaacttttattacaattttgcatattttaataatataactctgCTTTACAATATAATGCAAAACTACAACTAAATATTTCTGGCGCTTGCCATGTTAAGAAGGCCAAGACTGCCAGTTAAAGGGTTAAATGACAttctaataatcttaaaaatctATGATTACAGTTctacaatttttatgtttttaatgaatgtatataaaatgtatttttttttaaatgtttttcaaaattatcattCATTAGACAGTTcgcattcttatttattaacaagttgtagaaatatttatatatatgcccAAATTAAGCAAAGGCAGACATCTAAAGGTATTATTTTCCAGGTAACCTTAAATTGTTGATGAAAgccatttattatcttttatttacacATAAGTATAACCTCCATGCATTATGTTCAAAGTTAAACCTATtggatttcaataataaaaagtatttataatgttttgatGTTTAAAATAACGAAACACAAACAGCTTCTAAACACCAACTTTTAGGTATATCTGACCAACTTTACTTAATGTCGTAATTTTAAATccgtattatttcatttttactctaaccaattaattttgatatatagttttttatttccagattggttttgttattattaattatttttttatgattcaaagatatttttataaacaccaACCGATATTCTAATACATTGAAGCTTTGTTGTAtgaaataacatacaaaaatgattttagaataatatagtcatatatagatactagttgtcgccctcgGCTTCATCGGCTCGTCAGGTTGTAGGTATACAATAGTAGCCTATGCCCTTCGTTACTACATACatagcaaatttcattaaaattcggtttagtggtttggccgCGAAAGCTTAATAGACAatattactttcgcatttataatttataattataaatgcacttataatattatggatATGTAATTTCGGATGATAATATAAGATACGGgcatatgaataatattttaccagtTTCAGATACGGTTATGGATTCGAAATGATTTCAGGTAATTTCAGTTACGAATATTAGataatttagaaattttaaaagagaATATTATAAGGTAACGAGGATTGTTTGTGAGCTATTATTTGGtattagcaataataataataaaaaaacaaataccctAAAAAACAATTAGCTCTTCTCTTTATGTAtgcaaaaaattaattgtaataagttttttttttatcggatTCGGTCATATTTTCGGATTGCTTTATTTTTCGAATATCCCATGGATTTGGTTACGGTTACGGAATTCCATCAAATCCTTGACAGACAAAAATAATCGAGAGCAATATTGGAGAACAGATGTTGTTATGGTATCCAGCGTTTAGGAAACTGATGCGAATAATTTTGCACTGGTTAGGTATGCCTTAAAATTATTTGCGAGACATTGAAAGAGCGAATTTATGTTTTGatcgaatacgaatttccaccagcgtcctttgtgatcattttatttcggttgcgTTGAAATAAGTTCccagttattaaaaatttttggaGAGTTAAGAAAAcggttatgttttttaaataatctgcaggacaggttttataaggatttttttgtctttgaggcattttgtggaaaaaaaactaaaatgcaTATGGAGTTAatattatcgcaaatagtcagcCCTATTACCTCCCAACGGAAATATTTCGAATTACCAACTGAAACTGACTAGAACGTAAAAGTTCTGGGCtatattgctatatattatatgcatttaattggataaggattaatgatgTACTGCTtgaaatcgcttcgtaaataagccattacttCTCGTtaaaagaaagataaaaaacgacatcacattagaaatctctaaaattatcaatatttctcTGCTATATTCTGTATCTATGTATgcacataaaccttcctcttgaatcactctatctattaaaaaaatgtataaaaatccgttgcgtagttttaaagaactaagtatatataggGGCAGATAAAGAGCGGGAAGGAGTTTTGTTTTATCCTATGTAGTGATAAGCAAATTTTTCGCATATGAAAAGTAACTAATGATACCTAAGTTGAAACAACTATgaccttaattatatatatattggtgataaattaaatatgtaaaatggaAAATAAGCGTCCACTTATATCATGCCATggataatataacaataattaataatataacaacaataattttagcAAATGACATTTGACCAAAGAGTAAGTTAATAGAGTAGAGTAATTTATAGAGTAAAGAGTTTGACAATTTGTATTTCATATGTCAAAAAATGATAATGAAATGaaagctataaaatattaagatttatgaaGGAAAATCCTAATTCATAACAAATAGGATAAAACGTCCATACATATAGTATTGTTATAACAGTAAATTTGCTGTTTTTCGTCTGGTGGTGTTTATAAGAGGAACgcgtgaaaattttaaatatgaatttagtgAATTTACCTGAAGAGAttctaatcattattataaaacagttGGATACAATTTCTTTGTACAATTTATACACGGCTTGTTTTCGAATTCGTCATATAATTAGCGTGTATAGAGTTGTTAAAACATGTGATTTATCTCTCAATACGATGGCTACAGTGCAGTCACTCAAATTGaacttttttaaagatatttcaagACATCTTCAAGAGTTAAACCTGTGTGGAATATCTGACCTAACTAAAAACTTGCTTCTGCCAGCTATGAATAAACTGAAGagcttaaaaacattaaatgtttCTTATACAAATATCAGCATTTTCGACTTTGTTGAGCTCTACCAAAATTGCcctagtataaaaaatataagcattaacTTTATGTTTGGCAAAACTACCCGAGTTAGGTTATTAAAAGACTCATTACTACAATGTCAAGAAGTATtcaaaaatttagattttgttaattttgtaggAAATctcagtaatttaatatattcacaattacctttatttattttatgcaagAGTAGATTGAAAGCTTTGCAATATACAGTGATAGAATGTGATATGACTACTTATGAAAACGAAGACAGTGAAGAAAAAGTGCAATTTGATCAGTTCTCAATATACTTCTTAGATGGGAAGAATTCAAGTGTGTATTACGGATTTATGCATGAAATGCTTTTGTTTAACATGTTGGATTTCCAAAAATatgaagttattattataattcgtcTAAATTTAAAGAGTACATCATTGTATGCGACAcctatgtttaaaaatttttttgttgataattttgatttaaatatagattttatacaaGATTTTTCCATATCCATTTTTGGGAATGTTATTGTGATGCTTTGGAATAAAAGTACAACAAATTTCGATAAAAGTTTCTTTGAACGTTTGTCAAAAAAGTTAAAACCATTGTTCCCCTGTCCATTTATTTCATCGAGGAGTACACCGGTGCCTGTGAAGTATGACTGGTTCTATACTACTCCAACTCATTCAGACTCTGCATACAGAAGTGAATTGTGtggattttcatataaaaagcgTAGAGTTGTTGAACCAgattgcattttaaattatgatgaaCAGTTTGAAGAAAAGCGTGAAGTTCAATTAAGTTTGCTATTTAATGGTGAAATTAGAAGTGGTGTATCATTTCCTTCACAGTGTtcgtatttaagtaaattaacttatttgagTGTGTGTGGACAAGTCAAATactgtgttaatttttttgaaattttatttagttcttgTGATAGGCTTGTCACATTAAATGTAGAAGCACCTCCCATATGTCCATGCTATGCAGCAATATCAAGATATATTTCTTTCAGTCGAAGtcttaaaaatttaagattGGTGGACAAAAGAATTGATTTTAAGCTAGTTTTTTCATCATTGAGTGAATGTAAAACATTagagaatattaatatatgtgaaATGTCATCTAACTCATTTGATATTTGTGATCCATCAACACtgtttaaaaaatgtgaaaaattgtattgtttgtatGCTTATGGACCTGTTTCTGATAAGACTCGGAATAGAAAGTTACAAATTTTGAAAAGAGCCAGACAGAAATGCCAAAAGGCACATATAAAAGTCAATCTTTTTAGTCATTCTCGTTTGGCTTATGATCCATTTATAGATGTGTTTAAACTAAATCCAATAAAACCAGTATAAACaatgtatcatattttattattgtactatgtgtattgttacaataattaaatttaactaattatgtTTGAGGTTTACTTTTGCTGTGGTTggtacttattattgttattgatagAGATAATATGCCAAGTACAGCACTGCCACCACAAGCATATGTCAATACTCCTCTGTAATACTGGGGGCAGCTTATTGCATCATCGCATTTACTGAAAAAAAAGGTTGAAATAACACATATAAATGCCTGGTAGtattcaaatgaataaacaTGAATGTTATTTTAAGTCGTGTTTTACAAATCCTTTTCCAAAATTCAAGCAATGGCGAAAATATGTTGATTAAATCatacattttgaaattgatttgtgaaataatataaatttacctaCAAAACTACTGAACTGAGTACTGAACTTAATTATTAGAGATAAAGACTAAAATAGGATTCCAAAACAGCTATGACAAAACTCAACTTTTATTAGTTCAGTGGCATTTGTTGTAATGCCACAATGTTTGTAAAAAGTCAACTGTAAATTTTGCTAAAGGTATACTGGACTATGAGatgtaattttcaaaatatcttaatacTAATCTCGTGTGTACATAAAAAAGACAATGTGTAACAATTTTGTATTaagaaaaatgattattgtcTCCTGTGCATACCATAAacttaatctattaaaaatgggattatatttattatttatttattacttagaaAAAATCTCATTTAATTTAAGACTGTTCAAATAATGGTTTTGGTAACTAAAGATACATTTTTGGTACTTACTAGTTTTCAATAGCCATAACGGCAATTCCGGTTACTAATTTATCGGCAAATGtaacaattgaatatattaaagcaCCCTGATGGGAATGAGGTCCTATTAAATCTGCAGTTACGCACAGACTCGACACTAGGGTTATCGCACTTCCAGCTCCTGatataaaacattgtatttaattaaatacattatgtaagATGCAAAACTTGGACATTGTGTTTTTGTTTCGGATGCATTTgattctttttaatatacatatttgtataagtaTCAGTAGGTAAACATTATAACAAAGGTTTTAGTGGCAAATGTGTGTAAGATCTCGCAAATACTTATTGTAATTCAGTTATTCTTGTCGTGTATGTACATATGAGTTACAATAATAGTAActagacattaaaaatatttcgaaaataatataaaatataatacaactgTGGAAATGTATCACTTcgtttttggttttattttcgtATGACGAAAAAAGTACATTActtgtaatttgaattatagtaatattaagccaaatataatattcttatcatATGATTtgtttactgtttttatttacttagttcCTCGATATTATAATTGCACCTTTTTCTAACTACTCTAAACagtcttgtttaaaaaaaagtagaaaaaacttttttaaatataagtaagataCTAAGATCGCTAAGCGTATCAGATCAAAATCATTAAaagttattcataaattaaatataatttcttgtgTTAAAATATGGTCTATAGGTTTCAAAATAAAGGTCTGTTATCACTTTAATTTACCTATCAATGCTGCGACTAAATATATTTGTGCAACATTTGCCTCTGGGCTAATAGCTAGTGCTATCCACATGCAGCTAAATAGACTAAGAAAGCTGCCTATAAAATACGCCACCTGAAATATTCAGttagatgttaaaaaatataaaaacaatcgacattatcgttattatttaaatcatgatCCAGATtaactgttaaaataaatacagacaaaacattatattaccTGATGtcctattttgttaatattactctttaaaagaaatgaaaagaTAAGTGAAGATATATAAAGAACGAGAGGTACGCTGGCTACCAATTCCGATCCTTCTGTTGGATTTACCGATAATCGTTCTTCGAGAAAAAGCGGTACGTACACAAGGCTTAAGGCCCAATACAATCTTGAAAAAACGTACCTGAAAATTTaagttaagatattttttattgctatattgatttaagatttaagaattaatttataatgctTCATTTTCATTCTTATAAACatagtacatttaaaattttaagtagttAGCGatagtatatttacaatacattaaaaaaaattaattaaaataaaataaaagttcgaTAAATGCgttcaataaaattcaaatgatttaagaaaatatttatctttcaatTATTGAAACTAATTAGGTAGATATAGTAAACCAAATCAAATTCCGATAAATTAGCAATCGTTGATTCGGTAAAAATTcttttgttcttttattaaaataaaatacttacaaacaaCTGGTCTGGTATAATAAGggcatttgtaaaaaatgcattatttttgACTTCGCTAAAAAGTTAAGAGGTTCATTTTCGCCGATTTCTCCTGCATGTCCGTTTGATTTAGGTTGTTTGTGTGGGTTCAATTTAAAGACAGCgtggaaaattatatatgacagTATTCCAATACCGGATATAATTAGTGATACATcctataaaaagataatttgggtaatataatataaattaatatgaagataaataatattgcagTTGATATACATAGGCTGTATACCCGGAATTTATAATCATCCGTTGGTCTAATAAAAGTACTGTAGTTTGTTGCCCTCAGAACAATCCACGTTATAAAATAGACGGCTAGACTCGATATAACCGAAGCCATATATCTGAAAGTAAGttaatttttgtgttaatttagtAACTTTGTAACAAAATGTTCTACTACTGAGTTAAGGCTTCGCCTCTGTTCGAGTTTTAGATATTGATTGACCACGCTTCTAAAATGCGCGTTAGATACTCATTTGGCAGATTCTCATCTGAACATCACGGGATGCTTTATAAACATATGAAAGATGCTTTATAGCACTCACACCCTTATTAATTGAACACTGAACCTTCTGCTATGATTTACATGTTCTATagcctttattaataaacttacgTAGcctaaaagtttatttatttattttttagattatgcttagtttttaattataattaaacggaGCTGAAACGATTAACAGGAGTGAAACGCTAGTAGAGTTAGCTATTATGAGGTACCCAAATCCAAGCCTCTACAAAGACTAGAATGTTAATTTGGAAAGCTTATCAAGTCCGTTAAAACAGCAGCAGCAGTTGGTTTTAGTCTCAGGTACAAAGTTAACGTagtaaacgttttaaaaatatatagtctgtgtagatatatttaatatttatgtttatattaacacCTTCTTTTACTAATTACTATATGAGCAATGAAGATTCGTTGCATTCGAGgatgtttcatatataaatatcgcCCTCAAATCCGACTTTTTGAAGTAAAACTATTAGTTCAaagagtaatttaaaattttaaaaatatatattcatattgaaATAGACAGATTTGATACCATGGCTGCTATATGCCTATGGAAGCTCCGTCAGGGTAGCATGTGCAAGCGATTCCGCGATGCCCCCCGAGAGATGGAGggttagtgggtattccggtgtactaggcATCCTGAGCATCGGTGAGTCCGTCATATGGGAAAGGCTTAACGCGTTTATCCAGCATGAAAAAAAGGGCCTATGGAAGCTTGCCACCCTTTAACTTCCTGTAGAACccgaaaaattaaataatatacaagaaataaattacgCTTTTATTTTTGCAAGTACGAACattctttgttttaaaacgtGTGGAGTGAAGACTTTCTTCTTGaacactattaaaataatttttctcCAAGTTTTGCCGCCCTTGGCCTACACGGTCTAAAAGGGAattgattttatcattattacttCATCTAAAGATACTTACCTTATAGAAGTTAATTCGGATCGTATATGCAGGTTGTCAGTGATAGATGGTATTATTGCTAGATGCGATATCTGAACTACAGCCCAGCCGATTTGAAAGATTGTTATCAATATAGCATAGTATAAAGGCATCCACCACATCAAATACTCGGAGTTTTTATTCGGCCAGCAGTTCCAACATCTTATGAATAGCAGTGGAAATGTGCACGTCACTAATAGGCATCctgtaattatacattattaattatatacatgtatattatatatacaatacatcaaatatgtattaaaattataagaacgtaaataacataataaggAGCGTTAACATAAACGTTTTTATTACCAGTCAGTAAATAAAATCCTAGAGCGTTATtagactttttaatatatatctatgtagaTAAATCCAACCTTACAGAGACAGTTAAATGACAGACACAAGGGTATCTTAGTGCCCAGGGTtgatatggttaatatttgccGGTCTGCCTACTCGGATatctagttatttattatactaaatgcTTATTATATAGCAGTTTAGCTAAATCGGAGAAAAATATAGTACTTTTAACTGTTCTATCCTCCTCGTTGAATTTCGTCTTTCATAGTTCTCTTCGATTATGAGCATCTGTAgtgattttatgtaatataataaattttaaagtacctGTTAAATGCCAAGCTTTCTTTGTACTATATTTGTCCGCCAATATACCAACTATTGGCGTAGCGAGTGCATCCACAACTTGTCCTGTAGTATcagatgtttataaaaattaaaatagttatttaattataattttaaattttccaaaAATTAGAGTCACAAATTTACGATTGCTAGCGGTTAAGTAATTAACTAAAGTATCTATGATACTAtactatgataataaaattttcaaactcttaattattattattaaagagagAAATTATATAGAGGATTGTATAGATATTGTAAGCAtgataaatttttctttttttgttatgatatctattttttttcaacttatcgtaaactaatatatataaaaaaatatatctattacacATGAGTAAACAATTAAATgctaacaatttatattatggttgtgaattattattattatattatctttgtgAAGTAATTTAGAATGTGAATGTGATAtgggtatataatatatcaaaatgtaaGAGTAGCGAATGACAAGTGTAATTAATACCCAGCAGAAGCATGGCGCCGGCGACAACGGCCCTCATTTCAAGTACCGCCTGGAAGAACAGCATCATGTAAGAAAACCACATCGCTGCACATAGATCATTATACATGTGACCTAGCCCGTATAAATGGTTCTGATTAATTCGCCACCATCGTCGACGTTTGTATGGTATACTAGAAGAAAAAACAAagctttaaaatatcaataaaaccaaatatttacataaacaacaCTTCATTAAATCGAATTATGTGTTTTCGCTTTTAATGGGCAgtctaataaatactttttaagatCGTTATCGTATTTAAGTATTCTCTTTAATAGTGGTGTAttgttcagttttttttatttggaaaaattacaaaaaatcacaTTTATGTAACAATGCTAAAATTGAAGAGCAGGATGAGTTGATCTTCTGTAATGAGGACTCATAATGTTCGTTTTGTGTCCTGCTTAGCTTGTCACAAATTGTCTGAATTGCAAATTGTGCGGAAATACCGTCGTTTAGGTTGATTTCTGAGGACACATCACCTTCTATCGATTTCCTCATCATTATTGTCTTGAATATCATTTTTCACTGAAACATTTGACTTCGTTGCTCCATATGTAACGTTCATGTTtgc
Proteins encoded:
- the LOC125066487 gene encoding CD2 antigen cytoplasmic tail-binding protein 2 homolog, which gives rise to MSKRVASVAFEENVRKPSKEGKKHSLDSDEEDSAAEEEKQNVLNADDIEGEEDGVAGMEGEVTITPFNMKEELEEGHFDAQGHYHWKKEKEIRDGWLDNIDWVKIKGRPEDKYKIFKDDKVNSNFEDSDSDEEETNEKYNIIENYKEIFQFMKPRESIAKCLQRLGANSKISSAERWKRKKAGIVDESSKTVTRITELANQILTKEGNMDIYQETYENINDIIEKDKAKNKDPQLDMYADDFDEKEKLNIGGTSQDTSKSSTDETTSKKLQWEFKWTQENSAEISGPHSTEQMNKWSAEGYFKNGVWVRKHGEDSQFYNSNRIDFELYM
- the LOC125068031 gene encoding uncharacterized protein LOC125068031, with translation MNLVNLPEEILIIIIKQLDTISLYNLYTACFRIRHIISVYRVVKTCDLSLNTMATVQSLKLNFFKDISRHLQELNLCGISDLTKNLLLPAMNKLKSLKTLNVSYTNISIFDFVELYQNCPSIKNISINFMFGKTTRVRLLKDSLLQCQEVFKNLDFVNFVGNLSNLIYSQLPLFILCKSRLKALQYTVIECDMTTYENEDSEEKVQFDQFSIYFLDGKNSSVYYGFMHEMLLFNMLDFQKYEVIIIIRLNLKSTSLYATPMFKNFFVDNFDLNIDFIQDFSISIFGNVIVMLWNKSTTNFDKSFFERLSKKLKPLFPCPFISSRSTPVPVKYDWFYTTPTHSDSAYRSELCGFSYKKRRVVEPDCILNYDEQFEEKREVQLSLLFNGEIRSGVSFPSQCSYLSKLTYLSVCGQVKYCVNFFEILFSSCDRLVTLNVEAPPICPCYAAISRYISFSRSLKNLRLVDKRIDFKLVFSSLSECKTLENINICEMSSNSFDICDPSTLFKKCEKLYCLYAYGPVSDKTRNRKLQILKRARQKCQKAHIKVNLFSHSRLAYDPFIDVFKLNPIKPV